The Caminibacter pacificus genome includes a region encoding these proteins:
- the rpsC gene encoding 30S ribosomal protein S3, producing the protein MGQKTNPIGLRLGINRNWRSRWFINYNTMPENVLNDYELRKFLKKKLYYAGISDIIIERTAKKVRITIFAAKPGIIIGKGGSEVEALKKELQKLIGGKELILNIKEERKPQLSAQLAAENVATQIERRVAFRRAMKKVIQSALKAGAKGIKVQVSGRLNGAEMARTEWYLEGRVPLHTLRAKIDYGFAEALTTYGIIGVKVWIFKGEVLQRKGNNQVASTEERKPQRRRKGRRNVNAKKN; encoded by the coding sequence ATGGGTCAAAAAACGAATCCAATCGGACTAAGATTAGGGATAAATAGAAACTGGAGAAGTAGATGGTTTATCAACTATAATACTATGCCTGAGAATGTTCTAAACGACTATGAACTTAGAAAATTCTTAAAGAAAAAACTATACTATGCCGGAATCAGCGATATTATTATCGAAAGAACGGCTAAAAAAGTAAGAATTACAATTTTCGCGGCAAAACCTGGTATCATCATCGGTAAAGGTGGTAGCGAAGTTGAAGCTCTTAAAAAAGAACTTCAAAAATTAATCGGTGGTAAAGAACTTATTCTAAACATTAAAGAAGAAAGAAAACCACAACTAAGCGCACAACTTGCGGCTGAAAACGTAGCTACTCAAATCGAAAGAAGGGTAGCGTTCAGAAGAGCTATGAAAAAAGTTATCCAATCAGCTCTAAAAGCCGGAGCTAAAGGTATTAAAGTTCAAGTTTCTGGAAGATTAAACGGTGCCGAAATGGCAAGAACTGAATGGTATCTTGAGGGAAGAGTTCCTCTTCATACGTTAAGAGCTAAAATCGATTACGGTTTTGCCGAAGCTTTAACTACATACGGAATTATCGGTGTTAAAGTTTGGATATTCAAAGGTGAAGTATTACAAAGAAAAGGTAATAATCAAGTAGCTTCTACTGAGGAGAGAAAACCTCAAAGAAGAAGAAAAGGACGCAGAAATGTTAATGCCAAAAAGAACTAA
- the rplV gene encoding 50S ribosomal protein L22 produces MSKATLKFIRLSPTKARLVAREIQGMNAEEALAKLEFMPNKAARVIAKVIASAVANGGFDANEVVVKSCRVDRGPYLKRFRPRARGMASRIQKPTAHIYVEVEKES; encoded by the coding sequence CTTTCACCAACTAAAGCAAGACTTGTTGCAAGAGAAATTCAGGGAATGAACGCTGAAGAAGCTCTTGCAAAGCTTGAATTTATGCCGAATAAAGCGGCAAGGGTTATCGCAAAAGTTATTGCAAGTGCGGTAGCAAACGGCGGATTTGACGCTAATGAAGTTGTAGTTAAATCTTGTAGAGTTGATAGAGGTCCTTATCTAAAAAGATTTAGACCAAGAGCAAGAGGTATGGCAAGCAGAATTCAAAAACCAACAGCTCACATTTACGTAGAAGTTGAAAAGGAAAGCTAA